The sequence GTGGTCAGGTCGTTCACTCGGACCACCCGGGTCTTGCCGGCCCAGTCACCCTCGTTCAGCGCGGCGACGATGTTCTTGCGGGCGTCCGGCTTGGCCAGCGGGGCGACCGCGTCCTCCAGGTCGAGGAAGACCTGGTCCGCGGGGAGGCCCTGCGCCTTGCCGAGCATCTTGACGCTGGAGCCGGGTACCGCGAGGCAGGACCGGCGGGGGCGACCGACAGCGGCCATGGGTGCGCTCCTTCCAGCGTCCGGCGGGCACGCCGACGCCGACACAGATGACGATCCGCGGACTTAACGATCCCAAAGGTCGTGGTGACGCCACGGTAACCTCGTGCCGTGACCGGGGTGAATGGACCTGTGGAAGATGTCACTGCCCGTCGGACCGTGGTGGTGACCGGCGCCAGCTCGGGCATCGGGCTGGCTGCGGCGGTCGACCTGGCGGGCCGCGGTGACCGCGTGGTACTGGTCGGCCGGGACCCGGCCCGGCTCCGGGACGCCGGGGACCGGGTCCGCGACAGCTGCGGCGAGCAGCCGGAGCTCTTCCGCGCCGACTTCGCCGTCCTGGACGACGTACGCCGGCTCGCCGAGCGGCTGCGCGCAGCGTACGACCGGATCGACGTGCTCGCCAACAACGCCGGCGCGATCGTGCTCCAGCCCGTCACCACCGTCGACGGCTTCGAGCTGACGATGCAGGCCAACCACCTCGCCCCGTTCCTGCTCAGCAACCTGTTGCGGGACCGGATCGGCCGGATGGTGGTGACCGCCTCGGGGGCGCACCGCAGCGGCGTCCTCCACCCGGGCGACCTCAACGCCACGCTGCGCCGCTACCGGCCGATGCGCGCCTACGGCACCAGCAAGCAGGCGAACATCCTCTTCGCCGCCGAGGCGGCCCGGCGCTGGCCGGACGTGCCGGCTTACTCCTTCCACCCCGGCGTGGTCCGCACCCGGTTCGGCAACGAGAGCCCCGTGGTCGCCCTCGGCATGCGGCTGCTGCCGTTCCGCAGCCCTGAACGGGGCGCCGAGACCCTGGTCTGGTTGGCCAACCAGGACCCGGCCCGGCTGACCTCCGGCGGCTACTACCACGACCGTCGGCCGCGCCGGCCGCTGCCCAAGGCAGCCGATCCGGCACTCGCCGCCCGACTCTGGACCGCCAGCGCCCAGGCCGTCGGCATCGAGGAATGAGGGCATCCCGGCCCGGTGCCCCTCACTCGGCGAGGTGGACCGGGACGCTGGTGACCACCACGCCCGGCAGGGCCCGCAGCGCGCCGCGCAGCCGGTGCTCGGCCCGGCTGTGCAGGAGCCGGTGCCAGCGCCGGCGCAGCACCACTTCCGGCACGATCACGGTCAGCGTCAGCTCCGGCCGGGTGGTGTGCAGCGCCTCCAGGTAGTGCGCCAGCGGCCCGATCACCGCCCGGTACGGCGACACGATGGTCTCCAGCCGCAGGTGGTCGCCCCACGCCTGCCACTGCTCGCGGAACCGGTCCGCCTCGGCGTCCTCGGGGGCGATGTGCACGGCCAGCGTCGGCTGGCCGAGCGACGCCGCGTACGCCAGGGCGCGCAACGACGCCCGGTTCAGCCGGGCCACCGGCACGACCACCAGGTGGCGTACCTCCTGGGGCAGTTCCTCGCCCTCGGCGGACCCGCCGGGTGCGGGCGGGGCGCCACCGGACGCGGGCCCGGGGGTCGGCGGCGGGTGCAGCGCCAGGGCGTGGTGCAGCGTGGCGTAGTGATGGTGGATCCGGTTGGCGAGCAGCACCAGCAGCGGTACCGCGATCACCACCACCCAGGCGCCCTCGGCGAACTTGCCGACTGCGGCGATCACCAGCACCAGCCCGGAGAGCGTGGCCCCGACCGCGTTGATCGCCAGCCGGCGTCGCCAGCCCCGGTCCCGGTGGCGGCGCCAGTGCACCACCATGCCGGCCTGGGACAGGGTGAAGGCGAGGAACACGCCGACGGCGTAGAGGGGAATCAGCGACTGGGTGTGCCCGCCGAACGCGACGAAGATGAGCGCCGCGGCGAGCGCCAGCGCGACCAGGCCGTTGTTGAACGACAGCCGGTCCCCCAGGTGCAGGAACCGACGGGGGGCGTGACCGTTGCGGGCCATGAAGAACAGCAGCCGCGGAAAGTCGTTGAAGGCGGTGTTCGCCGCCAGCAGCAGGATCAGCGCGGTGGTGGCCTGGAGGACCGCGTACCAGGGTCCGGTGGGGAAGGTCACTCGGCCGAGCTGGGACAGGATCGTCTGGTCCGCCCGGGGCACCAGGCCGTTCAGGTGGATCAGGACGATCAGCCCGGCGAAGAGCAGCACCAGCATGCCGACCATCCAGCCGAGCGTGGTGCGGGCGTTGCGCCACTCGGTGGGGCGGAACGCCGGGATCGCGTTCGACACCGCCTCGATGCCGGTCATCG comes from Micromonospora viridifaciens and encodes:
- a CDS encoding SDR family NAD(P)-dependent oxidoreductase; protein product: MEDVTARRTVVVTGASSGIGLAAAVDLAGRGDRVVLVGRDPARLRDAGDRVRDSCGEQPELFRADFAVLDDVRRLAERLRAAYDRIDVLANNAGAIVLQPVTTVDGFELTMQANHLAPFLLSNLLRDRIGRMVVTASGAHRSGVLHPGDLNATLRRYRPMRAYGTSKQANILFAAEAARRWPDVPAYSFHPGVVRTRFGNESPVVALGMRLLPFRSPERGAETLVWLANQDPARLTSGGYYHDRRPRRPLPKAADPALAARLWTASAQAVGIEE
- a CDS encoding APC family permease, giving the protein MGKGAKQPSGPEPDRGSLVTPSAEFPPLDPEERTALGRIGERWRVPRRPDELPVDPALGRNRPGPAPSRFGRLTPIDMFTVEEPGELCATGPAHEPGSRTGRALTRLRRTLFGPPLSSSAVIYERMRKLVALPILSSDLLSSVAYGPEAMLAVLVLAGTSALGLSLPLAAVLVVLMVAVGVSYRQTIPAYPHGAGSYIVARDNLGTTAGLAAAAGLMLDYVLTVSVSIAAGVSAITSALPRLAPATVLLGVLVIAVLLAGNLRGVRTAGNIFVLPTYAFVAAVLALLLVGYARAAGRGFAPVPPPAVPATEGLGLLLVLRAFSSGAVSMTGIEAVSNAIPAFRPTEWRNARTTLGWMVGMLVLLFAGLIVLIHLNGLVPRADQTILSQLGRVTFPTGPWYAVLQATTALILLLAANTAFNDFPRLLFFMARNGHAPRRFLHLGDRLSFNNGLVALALAAALIFVAFGGHTQSLIPLYAVGVFLAFTLSQAGMVVHWRRHRDRGWRRRLAINAVGATLSGLVLVIAAVGKFAEGAWVVVIAVPLLVLLANRIHHHYATLHHALALHPPPTPGPASGGAPPAPGGSAEGEELPQEVRHLVVVPVARLNRASLRALAYAASLGQPTLAVHIAPEDAEADRFREQWQAWGDHLRLETIVSPYRAVIGPLAHYLEALHTTRPELTLTVIVPEVVLRRRWHRLLHSRAEHRLRGALRALPGVVVTSVPVHLAE